The following proteins are co-located in the Pelecanus crispus isolate bPelCri1 chromosome 5, bPelCri1.pri, whole genome shotgun sequence genome:
- the PRLH gene encoding prolactin-releasing peptide, protein MKLGAACLLCLLLACLTLPVTHGRIRERSMEIRNQDIDPSWYTGRGIRPVGRFGRRQALGEGTHPRGAGRRQACAPQRLHPQQAWEERSP, encoded by the exons ATGAAGCTGGGGGCCGCCTGCCTTCTGTGCCTGCTGCTCGCCTGCCTGACCCTGCCCGTCACCCACGGCCGCATCCGCGAGCGCTCCATGGAAATCAGGA aCCAGGACATCGACCCCTCCTGGTACACAGGGCGTGGGATCAGGCCTGTGGGGCGGTTCGGGCGGCGGCAAGCCCTGGGTGAGGGCACTCATCCCAGGGGGGCCGGCCGGCGGCAAGCCTGCGCCCCCCAACgcctgcacccccagcaagCCTGGGAAGAGCGGAGCCCCTGA